In Chaetodon auriga isolate fChaAug3 chromosome 7, fChaAug3.hap1, whole genome shotgun sequence, a genomic segment contains:
- the LOC143323595 gene encoding extracellular calcium-sensing receptor-like, producing MHKPGDVVLGGLFEVHYSSVFPEWTFTSEPQQPTCKGFDTLGFRHAMTMAFAIDEINKNSNLLPNVSLGYSLSDNCGALVVGLSSALLLASGREEQFLLQQNCLGTPPILGIVGDSYSTFSIATSNVLGLYKVPIVSYFSTCSCLSDRQRFPSFFRTIPSDAFQVRAMIQILKRFGWTWVGLLVSDDDYGLHVAQSFQSDLTQSGGGCLAYLEVLPWDSDPSELRRIVNLIKTSTARVVMVFAHEFHMIHLMEEVMKQNVTGLQWMASEALTTATVLQTPRLMPYLGGTLGIAIRRGELPGLREFLLQIRPDQNDSGNNGNSMVRQFWESTFQCRFDPGGWLEAGGALCTGKEDLQQVETEFLDLSNLRPEYNIYKAVYALAYALDAMLQCEPGRGPFSGHSCATLQKLEPWQLVRYLQKVNFTTPFGDQVSFDENGDVLPIYDVMNWLWLPDGRTEVQNVGEVKRSDSKGEELRIHEGKIFWNYASKEPPRSVCSESCRPGTRMARKKGEPVCCFDCITCSEGKISNKTDSMECTICPEDFWSSPQRDHCVPKKTEFLSYHEPLGICLTTTSLLGTCVCAVVLGIFIYHRSTPIVRANNSELSFLLLASLKLCFLCSLLFIGRPRLWTCQLRHAAFGISFVLCVSCILVKTMVVLAVFKASKPGGEASLKWFGAMQQRGTVIVLTSIQAAVCTVWLVSASPVPHKNTQYYNDKIVYECLVGSTVGFAVLLGYIGSLAILSFVLAFLARNLPDNFNEAKLITFSMLIFCAVWVAFVPAYVNSPGKYADAVEVFAILASSFGVLVALFGPKCFIILLRPERNTKKAIMGR from the exons ATGCACAAGCCTGGTGATGTGGTTCTAGGTGGGCTGTTTGAGGTCCACTACAGCTCTGTTTTCCCAGAGTGGACGTTTACCTCAGAGCCACAACAGCCAACCTGCAAAGG CTTTGACACTCTAGGTTTCAGGCATGCCATGACCATGGCCTTTGCTATTGATGAGATCAACAAGAACTCCAATCTGCTCCCGAATGTGTCTTTGGGATACAGTCTGTCTGATAACTGTGGTGCGCTTGTTGTTGGACTCAGTAGTGCATTATTACTGGCAAGTGGACGAGAGGAGCAGTTTCTGCTTCAGCAGAACTGTTTGGGGACCCCTCCAATCCTGGGGATTGTGGGTGATTCCTATTCTACATTTTCTATTGCCACCTCCAATGTACTTGGTTTATACAAAGTGCCCATT GTTAGTTATTTTTCCACATGCTCGTGCCTGAGTGATCGGCAACGGTTTCCATCCTTCTTTAGAACAATCCCAAGTGATGCTTTCCAG GTGCGTGCTATGATTCAGATTCTAAAGCGCTTTGGTTGGACTTGGGTAGGCCTCCtggtcagtgatgatgattatggACTCCATGTTGCCCAGTCCTTCCAGTCTGACCTGACTCAGTCTGGTGGAGGTTGTCTGGCATACTTAGAGGTCTTACCCTGGGACAGTGACCCAAGTGAACTCAGGAGGATTGTAAATTTGATAAAGACATCAACAGCTCGTGTGGTCATGGTGTTTGCACATGAGTTTCATATGATTCATCTAATGGAAGAG GTGATGAAGCAGAATGTGACAGGCCTGCAGTGGATGGCCAGTGAAGCCTTGACAACAGCTACTGTCCTCCAGACACCACGCCTCATGCCATACCTGGGTGGCACACTGGGCATTGCAATCCGTCGAGGAGAATTACCAGGGCTCAGGGAATTCCTCCTACAAATACGGCCTGACCAAAATGACAGTGGCAACAATGGAAATAgcatg GTGAGGCAGTTTTGGGAATCCACATTTCAGTGTAGATTTGATCCAGGAGGTTGGCTGGAAGCTGGGGGAGCACTATGCACTGGAAAGGAAGatctgcagcaggtggagacagagTTTTTGGATCTTTCTAACCTCAGGCCTGAGTATAATATCTACAAAGCTGTGTATGCTCTGGCGTATGCCCTCGATGCCATGCTGCAGTGTGAGCCAGGAAGAGGTCCTTTCAGCGGGCACAGCTGTGCCACTTTACAAAAACTGGAGCCATGGCAG CTTGTACGTTATTTGCAAAAGGTCAACTTCACCACACCATTTGGTGATCAAGTGTCATTTGATGAGAATGGTGATGTTTTACCAATATATGATGTCATGAACTGGCTGTGGCTCCCTGATGGAAGAACTGAAGTTCAGAATGTGGGTGAGGTGAAGAGGTCGGACTCCAAAGGTGAAGAACTCAGAATTCACGAAGGCAAAATCTTCTGGAACTATGCATCGAAAGAG CCACCCCGTTCAGTGTGCAGTGAGAGCTGTCGTCCAGGTACCCGCATGGCCAGAAAGAAAGGGGAGCCTGTGTGTTGTTTCGACTGCATCACTTGTTCTGAGGGAAAGATCAGCAATAAAACTG ACTCCATGGAGTGCACCATTTGTCCAGAGGACTTCTGGTCCAGCCCCCAGCGTGACCACTGTGTTCCTAAGAAAACAGAGTTCCTCTCCTACCATGAGCCTCTGGGTATCTGCTTGACAACCACGTCATTGCTGGGGacatgtgtctgtgctgttgtccTGGGCATCTTCATCTATCATCGCAGCACACCCATTGTACGCGCCAACAATTCAGAACTCAGTTTTCTGCTCTTAGCATCACTTAAACtatgtttcctgtgttcactgctgtttattggCCGTCCAAGGCTGTGGACATGCCAGCTGAGACATGCAGCATTTGGGatcagctttgtgctttgtgtctcaTGCATCCTAGTGAAAACCATGGTGGTTCTTGCTGTGTTCAAGGCCTCCAAGCCAGGAGGCGAAGCCAGTCTGAAGTGGTTTGGTGCtatgcagcagagagggacagttATTGTTCTTACATCTATTCAAGCAGCAGTTTGCACTGTCTGGCTTGTCTCTGCCTCACCAGTTCctcataaaaacactcaatacTACAATGATAAAATAGTTTATGAGTGTCTTGTCGGGTCCACAGTTGGTTTCGCAGTGTTACTTGGCTATATTGGCTCACTGGCTATACTTAGCTTTGTGTTAGCATTTCTGGCGAGGAATCTTCCAGACAATTTCAATGAGGCCAAGCTCATCACTTTCAGCATGctgatcttctgtgctgtgtgggtggCCTTTGTCCCGGCTTATGTCAACTCACCAGGTAAATATGCAGATGCAGTGGAGGTATTTGCCATCTTGGCATCCAGTTTTGGTGTGTTGGTAGCTCTGTTTGGACCCAAATGTTTCATAATCCTgctgagaccagagaggaacacaaagaAAGCGATCATGGGTCGATAA
- the LOC143323375 gene encoding extracellular calcium-sensing receptor-like: MHKSGDVILGGLFEVHYTSVFPELTFTSEPNQLSCQGFDPPGFRHAMTMAFAIYEINKNTNLLPNVTLGYSLYDNCATLVIGFSAALSMASGQEEQFLLQENCLGTPPVLGIVGDSFSTFSIATSDVIGLFKLPIVSYFATCSCLSDRQRFPSFFRTIPSDAFQVHAMIQVLKRFRWTWAGLLVSNDDYGLHVARTFQLDLAESSGGCLAYLEILPWGDNPTELKRIVEVMKKSTARVVIVFAHQIHMIQLMEEVVKQNVTGLQWIASEAWTAAAVLQTPHLMPYLGGTLGIAIRRGEIPGLRDFLLTIRPDQHDNKNSGNSMVRQFWEHTFQCRFAPPPAGWVEAGRAECTGDEDLEKVKAEFLDVSNLRPEYNIYKAVYALAYALDNMLRCVPGRGPFSGHSCATLQSLEPWQLVHYLEKVNFTTPFGDHVSFDENGDALPIYDIMNWLWLPDGTTKVQNVGEVKRSAIKGEELTIDEDKIFWNFESKQPPRSVCSETCPPGTRMARKKGQPVCCFDCVLCSEGKISNKTDSMECTSCPEDFWSSPQRDHCVPKKTEFLSYHEPLGICLTAASLLGTLISAVVLGIFTYHRSTPMVRANNSELSFLLLVSLKLCFLCSLLFIGRPKLWTCQLRHAAFGISFVLCVSCILVKTMVVLAVFKASKPGGGASLKWFGAVQQRGTVIVLTSIQAAICTAWLVSSSPAPHKNTQYYNDKIVYECVVGSTVGFAVLLGYIGLLAVLSFLIAFLARNLPDNFNEAKLITFSMLIFCAVWVAFVPAYVNSPGKYADAVEVFAILASSFGLLLSLFGPKCYIILLRPERNTKKAIMGRGNAKS, encoded by the exons ATGCACAAGTCTGGTGATGTGATTCTGGGTGGACTGTTTGAAGTCCACTACACCTCTGTCTTTCCCGAACTGACATTTACCTCAGAGCCAAATCAGCTCAGCTGCCAAGG CTTTGACCCTCCAGGATTCAGGCATGCCATGACCATGGCCTTTGCTATCTatgaaatcaacaaaaacaccaatCTGCTACCGAATGTGACTCTGGGATACAGTCTTTATGACAACTGTGCCACACTTGTAATTGGATTCAGTGCTGCATTGTCAATGGCTAGTGGTCAAGAGGAGCAGTTTCTGCTTCAGGAGAACTGTTTGGGGACCCCTCCAGTCCTGGGGATTGTGGGTGACTCGTTCTCAACATTTTCTATCGCCACCTCTGATGTGATAGGTTTATTCAAATTGCCCATT GTGAGTTATTTTGCAACATGCTCCTGCCTCAGTGATCGCCAGAGGTTTCCATCCTTCTTTAGAACAATCCCAAGTGATGCTTTCCAg GTGCATGCAATGATTCAGGTTCTGAAACGCTTTCGCTGGACCTGGGCAGGTCTGTTGGTGAGTAATGATGACTATGGACTCCATGTTGCCCGAACCTTTCAATTGGACTTGGCTGAGTCCAGTGGAGGATGTCTGGCCTACTTAGAGATTTTGCCTTGGGGGGATAACCCAACTGAACTAAAAAGGATTGTGGAGGTGATGAAGAAATCCACAGCTCGTGTGGTCATCGTGTTTGCGCATCAGATCCACATGATTCAACTAATGGAAGag GTGGTGAAGCAGAATGTGACAGGCCTGCAGTGGATAGCAAGTGAAGCTtggacagcagctgctgtgctcCAGACCCCCCACCTCATGCCATACCTGGGTGGCACACTGGGAATCGCCATCCGCAGAGGAGAAATACCAGGGCTCAGGGATTTTCTGTTGACAATACGTCCTGAccaacatgacaacaaaaacagtggaaacagtaTG GTGAGACAGTTTTGGGAGCATACATTTCAGTGTAGATttgctccacctccagcaggtTGGGTGGAAGCTGGGAGAGCAGAGTGCACTGGAGATGAAGACCTGGAGAAAGTGAAGGCTGAGTTTTTGGATGTTTCAAACCTCAGGCCTGAGTACAATATTTACAAGGCTGTGTATGCTCTGGCGTATGCCCTCGATAACATGCTGCGCTGTGTGCCAGGCAGAGGGCCTTTCAGCGGGCACAGCTGTGCCACATTGCAAAGTCTGGAGCCATGGCAG CTTGTGCATTACTTGGAAAAGGTCAATTTCACCACACCATTTGGTGATCATGTGTCATTTGATGAGAATGGTGATGCCTTACCAATATATGATATCATGAACTGGCTGTGGCTCCCTGATGGAACAACTAAAGTTCAGAATGTGGGTGAGGTCAAGAGGTCGGCCATTAAAGGTGAAGAACTCACAATTGATGAAGACAAAATCTTCTGGAACTTTGAGTCCAAACAG CCGCCCCGGTCAGTTTGCAGTGAGACCTGTCCTCCAGGTACCCGCATGGCCAGAAAAAAGGGccagcctgtctgctgtttcgACTGTGTCCTTTGTTCTGAGGGAAAGATCAGCAATAAAACAG ATTCCATGGAGTGCACCAGTTGTCCAGAGGACTTCTGGTCCAGCCCCCAGCGTGACCACTGTGTTCCTAAGAAAACAGAGTTCCTCTCCTACCATGAGCCTCTGGGTATCTGCTTGACAGCTGCATCATTGCTGGGTACATTAATTAGTGCTGTTGTCCTCGGGATATTCACCTATCATCGCAGTACACCCATGGTACGCGCCAACAATTCAGAATTAAGTTTCCTGCTCTTGGTGTCACTTAAACtatgtttcctgtgttcactgctgtttattggCCGTCCAAAGCTGTGGACATGCCAGCTGAGACATGCAGCATTTGGGatcagctttgtgctttgtgtctcaTGCATTCTTGTGAAAACCATGGTGGTTCTGGCTGTGTTTAAGGCCTCCAAGCCAGGAGGTGGAGCCAGTCTGAAGTGGTTTggtgctgtgcagcagagagggacagttATTGTTCTTACATCAATTCAAGCAGCAATTTGCACTGCTTGGCTTGTCTCTTCCTCACCAGCTCCCcataaaaacactcaatacTACAATGACAAGATAGTTTATGAATGTGTTGTTGGGTCCACAGTTGGTTTCGCAGTGTTACTTGGTTATATTGGCTTACTGGCTGTCCTCAGCTTCCTGATAGCATTTCTGGCGAGGAATCTTCCGGACAACTTCAATGAGGCCAAGCTCATCACTTTCAGCATGCTCATCTTTTGTGCTGTGTGGGTGGCCTTTGTCCCTGCTTATGTCAACTCACCAGGCAAATATGCAGATGCAGTGGAGGTGTTTGCTATCCTGGCTTCCAGTTTTGGTCTCTTGTTGTCACTGTTTGGACCCAAATGTTACATAATCCTGCTGAGACCGGAGAGGAACACAAAGAAAGCAATCATGGGTCGAGGCAACGCCAAATCATAA
- the LOC143323582 gene encoding extracellular calcium-sensing receptor-like: protein MHKPGDVVLGGLFEVHYGSVFPEWTFTSEPQQPTCKGFDTLGFRQAMTMAFAIDEINKNSNLLPNVSLGYSLSDNCGALVVGLSSALLLASGREEQFLLQQNCLGAPPVLGIVGDSLSTFSIATANVLGLYKVPIVSYFSTCSCLSDRQRFPSFFRTIPSDAFQVRAMFQILKHFGWTWVGLLVSDDDYGLHVAQSFQSDLTQSGGGCLAYLEVLPWDSDPSELRRIVNLIKTSTARVVMVFAHEFHMIHLMEEVARQNVTGHQWIASEAWTASAVLQTPQLMPYLGGTLGIAIRRGEIPGLREFLLQIRPDHSDNDNTGNNMVRQFWESTFQCRFDPGGWVEAGGALCTGQEDLEEVETEFLDLSILRPEYNIYKAVYALAYALDDLLQCEPGRGPFSGHSCATLQKLEPWQVVHYLQKVNFTTKFGDQVSFDENGDALPIYDIVNWLWLPDGRTEVQNVGVVKRSDSKGEELTIDEDKIFWNFESNEPPQSVCTESCPPGTRMARKKREPECCFDCIPCSEGKISNKTDSMECYNCPEDFWSSPQRDHCVPKKIEFLSYHEPLGICLTAASLLGTCICAVVLGIFTYHRSTPMVRANNSELSFLLLASLKLCFLCSLLFIGHPRLWTCQLRHAAFGISFVLCVSCILVKTMVVLAVFKASKPGGGASLKWFGAMQQRGTVIILTSIQAAVCTVWLVSASPVPHKNIQYHNDKIVYECVVGSTIGFAVLLGYIGLLAILSFLLAFLARNLPDSFNEAKLITFSMLIFCAVWVAFVPAYVNSPGKYADAVEVFAILASSFGVLVALFGPKCFIILLRPERNTKKAVMAR from the exons ATGCACAAGCCTGGTGATGTGGTTCTAGGTGGACTGTTTGAGGTCCACTACGGCTCTGTTTTCCCAGAGTGGACATTTACCTCAGAGCCACAACAGCCAACCTGCAAAGG CTTTGACACTCTAGGTTTCAGGCAAGCCATGACCATGGCCTTTGCTATTGATGAGATCAACAAGAACTCCAATCTGCTCCCGAATGTGTCTTTGGGATACAGTCTGTCTGATAACTGTGGTGCGCTTGTTGTTGGACTCAGTAGTGCATTATTACTGGCAAGTGGACGAGAGGAGCAGTTTCTGCTTCAACAGAACTGTTTGGGTGCCCCTCCAGTCCTGGGGATTGTGGGTGATTCCCTCTCTACATTTTCTATTGCCACCGCCAATGTACTTGGTTTATACAAAGTGCCCATT GTGAGTTATTTTTCCACATGCTCGTGCCTGAGTGATCGACAACGGTTTCCATCCTTCTTTCGAACAATCCCAAGTGATGCTTTCCAG GTTCGAGCTATGTTTCAGATTCTAAAACACTTTGGTTGGACTTGGGTAGGCCTCCtggtcagtgatgatgattatggACTCCATGTTGCCCAGTCCTTCCAGTCTGACCTGACTCAGTCTGGTGGAGGTTGTCTGGCTTACTTAGAGGTCTTACCCTGGGACAGTGACCCGAGTGAACTCAGGAGGATTGTAAATTTGATAAAGACATCAACAGCTCGTGTGGTCATGGTGTTTGCACACGAGTTTCATATGATTCATCTAATGGAAGAG GTGGCCAGACAGAATGTGACAGGCCATCAGTGGATAGCAAGTGAAGCTTGGACAGCATCTGCTGTCCTCCAGACACCCCAACTCATGCCATACCTGGGTGGCACACTGGGCATCGCCATCCGTCGAGGAGAAATACCAGGGCTCAGGGAATTCCTCCTACAAATACGACCTGACCACAGTGACAATGACAACACTGGAAATAATATG GTGAGACAGTTTTGGGAATCCACATTTCAGTGTAGATTTGATCCAGGAGGTTGGGTGGAAGCTGGGGGAGCACTATGCACTGGACAGGAAGATctagaggaggtggagacagagttTTTGGATCTTTCTATCCTCAGGCCTGAGTATAATATCTACAAAGCTGTGTATGCTCTGGCGTATGCCCTTGATGACCTCCTGCAGTGTGAGCCAGGGAGGGGGCCTTTCAGCGGGCACAGCTGTGCCACTTTACAAAAACTGGAGCCATGGCAG GTTGTACATTATTTGCAAAAGGTCAATTTCACCACAAAATTTGGTGATCAAGTATCATTTGATGAGAATGGTGATGCCTTACCAATCTATGATATCGTCAACTGGCTGTGGCTCCCTGATGGAAGAACTGAAGTTCAGAATGTGGGTGTGGTTAAAAGGTCGGACTCTAAGGGTGAAGAACTCACAATTGATGAAGACAAAATCTTCTGGAACTTTGAGTCGAACGAg CCACCTCAGTCAGTGTGCACTGAGAGCTGCCCTCCAGGTACCCGCATGGCCAGAAAGAAAAGGGAGCCTGAGTGCTGTTTTGACTGCATCCCTTGTTCTGAGGGAAAGATCAGCAATAAGactg ATTCCATGGAGTGCTACAATTGTCCAGAGGACTTCTGGTCCAGCCCCCAGCGTGACCACTGTGTTCCTAAGAAAATAGAGTTTCTCTCCTACCATGAGCCTCTAGGCATCTGCTTGACAGCTGCATCATTGCTGGGTACAtgtatctgtgctgttgtccTGGGGATATTCACCTATCATCGCAGCACACCCATGGTACGCGCCAACAATTCAGAGCTCAGTTTTCTGCTCTTAGCATCACTTAAGttatgtttcctgtgttcactgctgtttattggCCATCCAAGGCTGTGGACATGCCAGCTGAGACATGCAGCATTTGGGATCAgctttgtgctgtgtgtctcaTGCATTCTTGTGAAAACCATGGTTGTTCTGGCTGTGTTCAAGGCCTCCAAGCCAGGAGGTGGAGCCAGTCTGAAGTGGTTTGGTGCtatgcagcagagagggacagttATTATTCTTACATCTATTCAAGCAGCAGTTTGCACTGTCTGGCTTGTCTCTGCCTCACCAGTTCCTCATAAAAACATCCAATACCACAATGATAAAATAGTTTATGAGTGTGTTGTCGGGTCCACAATTGGTTTTGCAGTGTTACTTGGCTATATTGGCTTATTGGCTATCCTCAGCTTTCTGTTAGCATTTCTGGCGAGGAATCTTCCAGATAGTTTCAATGAGGCCAAGCTCATCACTTTCAGCATGctgatcttctgtgctgtgtgggtggCCTTTGTCCCGGCTTATGTCAACTCACCAGGTAAATATGCAGATGCAGTGGAGGTGTTTGCCATCTTGGCATCCAGTTTTGGTGTGTTGGTAGCTCTGTTTGGACCCAAATGTTTCATAATCCTgctgagaccagagaggaacacaaagaAAGCAGTCATGGCTCGATAA
- the LOC143323376 gene encoding extracellular calcium-sensing receptor-like: MHQDKKRGDGRSAVMGLFFDMHLLLCVNLILLLFSSFFFSISSFLSPSCKLRRQFYLNGLHKAGDVTLGGLVEVHYTSVFPEWTFTSEPRQPTCKGFDTQGFRHAMAMVFAVDEINRNSILLPNVTLGYSLYDNCGALVIGFRAALALASGQEEQFLLQENCSGTPPVLGIVGDSYSTFSIATSNVLGLFRLPMVSHFATCSCLSDRQRFPSFFRTIPSDDFQVRAMIQILKRFGWTWIGLLISDDDYGLHVARSFQSNLAQSGGGCLAYSEVLPWGHDQAEFKRIVDVIQKSTARVVIVFAHEIHIYQLMEEVVRQNVTGLQWMASEAWTSVDVLQTPDFMPYLGGTLGIAIRRGEMAGFKDFLLRIHPNQHHNNYGNSIVNQFWEDIFQCKFPPLPASWVESGGALCTGQEDLHTVDSELFDVSNLRPEYNVYKAVYALAYALDDMLRCVSGSGPFSGHSCATLQRLEPWQLVYYLDKVNFTTPFGDQVSFDENGDALPIYDVMNWLWLPDGTTKIQSVGEVKESARGEELTLDEDRIFWNFGSKQPPRSVCSESCPPGTRMARKKGQPVCCFDCISCSEGKISNETDSTECTSCPEDFWSSPQRDHCVPKKIEFLSYHEPLGICLTAASLLGTFISDAVLGIFTYHRSTPMVRANNSELSFLLLVSLKLCFLCSLLFIGRPVLWTCQLRHAAFGISFVLCVSCILVKTMVVLAVFKASKPGGGASLKWFGAVQQRGTVIVLTSIQAAICTAWLVSASPAPHKNTQYHNDKIVYECVVGSTVGFAVLLGYIGSLAILSFLLAFLARHLPDNFNEAKLITFSMLIFCAVWVAFIPAYVNSPGKYADAVEVFAILASSFGVLVALFGPKCFIILLRPERNTKKAIMGRATPRT; the protein is encoded by the exons ATGCATCAAGATAAGAAACGGGGTGATGGGAGGAGTGCAGTCATGGGGCTATTTTTTGACATGCACTTGCTCCTTTGTGTCAACCTGATCTTGcttttgttctcttcttttttcttttccatttcttcctttctttccccGTCTTGTAAATTACGAAGGCAGTTTTATCTCAATGGTTTGCACAAGGCTGGGGACGTGACTTTGGGTGGGCTGGTTGAGGTCCATTACACCTCAGTCTTCCCTGAGTGGACATTCACTTCAGAGCCACGTCAGCCCACCTGCAAAGG ctttgaCACTCAAGGGTTCAGGCATGCCATGGCGATGGTCTTTGCTGTTGATGAAATCAACAGAAACTCAATTCTGCTCCCGAATGTGACTCTGGGATACAGTCTTTATGATAACTGCGGTGCACTTGTTATTGGATTTCGAGCTGCCTTGGCACTGGCCAGCGGTCAAGAGGAGCAGTTTCTGCTTCAAGAGAACTGTTCAGGGACCCCTCCAGTTCTGGGGATTGTGGGTGATTCCTACTCAACATTTTCTATTGCAACATCCAATGTGCTAGGTTTATTCAGATTGCCCATG GTGAGTCACTTTGCCACATGTTCCTGTCTGAGTGATCGCCAAAGGTTTCCATCCTTCTTTAGAACAATCCCAAGTGATGATTTCCAG GTCCGTGCTATGATTCAGATTCTGAAACGCTTTGGCTGGACTTGGATCGGCCTGCTGATCAGTGATGATGACTATGGGCTACATGTTGCCAGATCCTTCCAATCCAACTTGGCCCAGTCTGGTGGAGGTTGTCTGGCCTACTCAGAGGTTTTGCCTTGGGGCCATGATCAAGCTGAATTTAAGAGGATTGTGGATGTGATCCAGAAATCCACAGCTCGAGTGGtcattgtgtttgcacatgaaATCCACATTTATCAACTAATGGAGGAG GTGGTGAGGCAGAACGTGACAGGGCTGCAGTGGATGGCCAGTGAAGCTTGGACATCTGTCGATGTACTCCAGACGCCCGACTTTATGCCATACCTGGGTGGCACATTGGGCATCGCCATCCGTCGAGGAGAGATGGCCGGGTTCAAGGACTTCCTTTTAAGAATACACCCTAACCAGCACCACAACAACTATGGAAATAGTATA GTAAATCAGTTTTGGGAAGACATATTTCAGTGTAAATTTCCACCACTTCCAGCAAGTTGGGTGGAATCTGGGGGAGCACTATGCACTGGACAGGAAGACTTACATACTGTGGATAGTGAGCTGTTCGATGTTTCAAACCTAAGGCCAGAGTACAATGTGTACAAGGCTGTGTATGCTCTGGCATATGCCCTGGATGACATGCTGCGCTGTGTGTCAGGGAGTGGGCCTTTCAGCGGGCACAGCTGTGCCACTTTACAAAGACTGGAGCCATGGCAG CTGGTTTATTATTTGGATAAAGTTAACTTCACCACACCATTTGGCGATCAAGTGTCATTTGATGAGAATGGTGATGCCTTACCAATATATGACGTCATGAACTGGCTGTGGCTCCCTGATGGAACAACAAAGATTCAGAGTGTGGGTGAGGTTAAGGAGTCAGCCAGAGGTGAAGAACTCACACTTGATGAAGACAGAATTTTCTGGAACTTTGGATCCAAACAG CCACCCCGGTCAGTGTGCAGTGAGAGCTGCCCACCAGGTACTCGCATGGCCAGAAAGAAGGGGCAACCTGTGTGCTGTTTTGACTGCATCTCCTGTTCTGAGGGAAAGATCAGCAATGAAACAG atTCCACTGAGTGCACCAGTTGTCCAGAGGACTTCTGGTCCAGCCCCCAGCGTGACCACTGTGTTCCTAAGAAAATAGAGTTTCTCTCTTACCATGAGCCTCTGGGTATCTGCTTGACAGCTGCATCATTGCTGGGCACATTTATCAGTGATGCCGTATTGGGGATCTTCACCTATCATCGCAGCACACCCATGGTACGCGCCAACAATTCAGAATTGAGTTTCCTGCTCTTGGTGTCACTTAAACTATGTTTCCTGTGCTCACTGCTGTTTATTGGCCGTCCCGTGCTGTGGACATGTCAGCTGAGACATGCAGCATTTGGGATCAgctttgtgctgtgtgtctcaTGCATCCTGGTGAAAACCATGGTGGTTCTGGCTGTGTTCAAGGCCTCCAAGCCAGGAGGTGGAGCCAGTCTGAAGTGGTTCggtgctgtgcagcagagagggacagttATTGTTCTTACATCGATCCAAGCAGCAATTTGCACTGCTTGGCTTGTCTCTGCCTCACCAGCTCctcataaaaacactcaatatcACAATGATAAAATAGTTTACGAATGTGTTGTTGGATCTACAGTTGGTTTTGCTGTGTTACTTGGTTACATTGGCTCACTGGCTATCCTAAGCTTTCTGTTAGCATTTCTGGCGAGGCATCTTCCAGACAATTTCAATGAGGCCAAGCTCATCACTTTCAGCATGCTCATCTTTTGTGCAGTGTGGGTGGCCTTCATCCCTGCTTATGTCAACTCTCCAGGTAAATATGCAGATGCGGTGGAGGTGTTTGCCATCCTAGCATCCAGTTTTGGTGTGTTAGTGGCATTATTTGGACCTAAATGTTTCATAATCCTACTGAGAccagagaggaacacaaagaAGGCAATCATGGGTCGAGCCACCCCTAGAACGTAA